A stretch of DNA from Cyanobium sp. AMD-g:
CGGAACTGCTGGAGCTGGCCCTGGGGGCCCTGGAGGCCGAAGGGGCTCTCGGGCGGTTGCAGCGCCGGCGTCTGGCCAGCCTGGCCCCGGCCAGCCAGCGGCGGCTGTTGCAGCACTGGCTGCGTCGGCAGCTGGGCAGCGACCCGGGCGCTCGAAACCTCGAGACACTGGTGACCCGGCTGGGCCAGGGGGGGGATCCTGGCCGTCTCGATCTGGCCGGAGGATGGCAACTGCACTGGGATCGCAGCACACTGTGGGTCCGAACGCCCGACGCGCTCCATGGCTGAGACCACCGCCAACGAAGCCGCCCAGCGCTACGCGGTGATCGAGCAGGCCTATTCGAAGGAGAACTGGGCCGCCGTGCTTCAGAACGGCGAAGACCTGCTGCTGCTGCTGCGGCAGTCGGACAATGTCCAGCTGATTGGGCTGCAGATGCGGCTGCAACTGCTTCTGGGCCACACCCAGCTCTACGGCTACACCAACAAGACCGCCGCCTCTGTGTACTACGGAGCCGTGGCGTCCAAGAGCACTGAAGCCGCCCTCACCAAGATCGCCGCGCAGGGACTGAAACAGTGCGCCATCGAAGAAGCGCACACTGAGCCAGTCCAGGCGGAGGCCCCCAGAGAGGCCGTGGCGCCAGCAGAGGCCGTGGCACCAGCAGAGCCCGTGGCGCCTGTCGTCACCCCCAGCAGCGCCGGGCCAGGACCGGCGGCCCCCTGGCTCACCGCCGCTGCAACCACAGCCACCACAACAGCATGGGCCACTGAGCCGCCGACGCCGAACCCGATCGTGGCGGTCGAGACCCAGCCCGCCGTGGCACCTGCGACTTCAACGCCGGCCGCCCCATGGAGCGAACCTTCGTTGATTCCAGAGGTGGTCGAAGAGCCTGAACTGATCGAATTGCACCAGGCTGATCCGGCCCTCTCCGAGGACGTGGAGCTCGACTGGAAAGAGCCGGCCCCAGCCACGGCGGCCGTGGACATGGAAGATGGGGACCTGGTCAGCGGCTTGATGCTGGTCCGGATCAGCTGATCCCCAGACCCTTCAGCTGAGGCCCCAGGCGGGCCCCAGCCGAAGGACGTACGGCGCTCAGCCTGCGGCGGCGGAGCGACGGCGGCGGACGCGACCGGTGGGTTCCGGCTCCTCAGGGGGGGCCTTGGTGACGACCGCTGCGGGGGCCGGGGCCGGCGCTGCCATGGTGGCCGCTGGAGCCGCAGCCGCGGCTGTCACCAACTGACGCTGGGGCACGGCGGCGGCCGCCTGGCGGCCACCCCCATCCCTGCGGCCGCCGCGGGGCGCCGGCCGGGTGTCGGGCTCGGCATCGGCCCGGCCCTTGTAGGCCGGGGTGCCGGCCGGAGCGGGCTGCACAAGGCAGATGATCAGCGGGTCCACCTGCAACTCGCGGCGCAGGCGGCGCTGCAGGCCCAGTTCCACTTCCCGTTGCACTCCCACCCAATCGACATCGGGGGCCTTGCCACCGGTGTTGCGGGCGAGCTGGTTCCAGCGGTTCTCCAGCACCCAGGTGATCTCCCGTTCCGCCCAGACCGAGAGCTTGCGGGCATCGGCGGCGGTGACCACACCACGCAGATTGACCCGCGGCGGTGCCGCCATCACGCCGTCGGTGGTGATCACCGCCAGCAGGGTGATGACACCGTCCTCGGCCAGCTGCTGGCGCTCCTTGAGCACCCGGGCATCGACGATGCCGTTGCGCGAGGCATCCAGCAGCTCGATGCCGGCCTTGACCGGCTCACCCCTGTTGATGGTGTCGGGGGTGAGTTCCACCACGTCGCCGTTGTCGATGATCAGGATGTGATCGGCCGGCACACCCATCGACTGGGCGGTCTTGGAATGGCAGACGAGCATGCGGTGCTCGCCGTGCACGGGCACGAAGAACTTCGGCTTGGCCAGCGCCAGCATCAGCTTGTGGTCTTCCTGGCAGCCGTGGCCGGAGACGTGGATGCCCTCGCCCTTGCCGTAGACAACCTTGGCCCCCATCATCATCAGCCGATCAATGGTGTTCACCACCGAGATGGTGTTGCCGGGGATCGGACTGGCCGAGAAGATGATCGTGTCGGTCGACTTCACCTGAACCTGGGGATGTTCACCGCGGGAGATGCGGCTGAGGGCCGCCAGCGGTTCGCCCTGGCTGCCGGTCATCAGCAGCAGGGTTTCCCGGTCGGGCAGGTCGCGGATCTGCTTGATCGGCACGAACAGATCATCGGGGGCACGCATGTAGCCGAGCTCCCGGGCCTTGGCGATCACGTTGAGCATCGAGCGGCCCAGCAGCCCCACCTTGCGCCCGTTCTTCATCGCCAGTTCCAGGATCATCGACACACGATGAATCGAGCTGGCGAAGGTGGTGATGATCACCCGGCCGTCTGCCTGGCTGATGTGGCGATCCAGATTCGGGAACACGGCCCGCTCGGGCGGCGTGAAACCGGGGATCTCGGCATTGGTGGAATCGCTGAACAGGCACAGCACCCCCTGCTCGCCGTAGTGGGCCAGGCGCTGCAGGTCGAAGGCCTCGCCATCCACGGGGGTGTGGTCGAACTTGAAGTCGCCGGTGAAGATGATCACGCCAACGGGCGTGGTGATGGCCAGCGTGAAGCTGTCGGCCATCGAGTGGGTGTTACGGATGAACTCCACCTTGAAGTGCTGGCCGACATGCACCACATCCCGCGGGCCGACCGTCTGGATCGTGGTGCGGTCGGTGACGCCCGCCTCCTCCATCTTCCCCTGCAGCATCGACATCGCCAGCCGGGGGCCGTAGATGATCGGGATGTTGAAGTTCTTGAGGTGGTGGGGAATGCCGCCGATGTGATCTTCGTGGCCGTGGGTGACCACCATGCCGCGGATGCGCTTCTGGTTCTCGCGCAGGTAGCTGGTGTCGGGCATCACCACGTTGACGCCGTGCATGCCATCACTGGGAAACGCGAGGCCGGCATCGACGAGCATCAGCTCATCGCCGTATTCGAAGACGCAGGTGTTCTTGCCGATCTCGTGCAGGCCGCCCAGGGGGATGACGCGCAGGCCCTGGTGCTTGGCTTTGGCGCCGTTGCCGGAGCGGACGATGGGATTGACGTTCTGACTGGACATGTAGGAAAGGAAGGGTTGGCGGTGGGATCGAACGGGAAGCGGAAGCGGATGTGACTCTGGAAATCAGCCTTGGCGTCAGGTGGGACGCAGGGCGGCCAGGATCGAGGAAAGGCGTTGGCGCACGTCGGTATCAGCGGAAAGAAGGGGAAGTCGGGGGGCACCCACCGGCCAGCCGCTGATCTCCAGGGCGGCTTTGACGGGGATGGGATTGGTGGTGCAGAACAGGGCCCGGCACAGGGGCAGCAGCTGCTGGTGCACGTCGAGGGCGGCGGTGACGTCGCCGCTCAGGAAGGCCTGGAGCATGGCCCGGATCCTGGGGCCGACCAGGTGGCTGGCCACGCTCACCACACCCACGGCGCCCACGGCCAGCATCGGCAGGGTGAGGGCGTCATCGCCGCTGTAGATCGCCAGGCGATCGCCGCAGAGCTCCCGCAGCCGGCTGACCTCCTCGGTGGTGCCGCTGGCGGCCTTGAATCCCACCACGTTGGCCTGATCCAGCAGGCGGGCGGTGGTGTCCGGCGCCAGGCTGCAGCCGGTGCGGCCCGGGATGTTGTAAAGCATCAGCGGCAGCTCGGGTGCGGCCTGGGCCACGGCCCGGAAATGGGCTTCCAGCCCCTCCTGGGGTGGTTTGTTGTAGTAAGGCACCACCACCAGGGCACCGTCGGCGCCGAGGGCGGCCGCCTCGCCGGTGGCTTCCACCGCCTCGGCCGTGCAGTTGCTGCCACTGCCCGCCAGCAGGGTGGCGCGGCTCCCCACCGCCCCCTTCACGGCGGCGAACAGCGCGTGCTGCTCCTGCCAGGTGAGGGTGGGGGATTCGCCGGTGGTGCCACACAGCACCAGCCCATCGGATCCATGGCTGACCAGATGGTCCGCCAGCCGAGCCGCCAGTTCGAGATCGACGGCACCATCGGGCCGGAAGGGGGTCACCATGGCGGTGAGCAGTCGGCCGAAGGGGGCCTCGGGCGAGGGGGCCGTGCTCGGCGCCTGCAGGGTGGCCGTGCTCAAACGGCACCTCCTGGGCCCGGAGTCGCCGCGGCGGGTTCGCGCAGCAGTTCGGCGATCTGGATGGCGTTGAGGGCCGCCCCCTTGCGGATCTGGTCGCCGCAGAGCCAAAGCTCCAGGGCGTGGGGATCACTGAGGTCCTGGCGGATGCGGCCCACGGCCACCGCATCCCGGCCGGTGACATCGGTGGGCATGGGGAAGCGGTTGGTCTCGAAGTTCTCGATCAGCTCAACTCCGGGGGCAGCCGCCAGCAGGGCGCGGGCCTCCTCCACGGGAAAGGGCTCCTCGAATTCGATGTTGACGGCCTCGGAATGGGCCCGCAGAACCGGCACCCGCACACAGGTGGCTGTCAGGCGCAGCTGCGGCAGCCCCATGATCTTGCGGGTTTCGTGCAGCATCTTGAGTTCCTCCTCGCAGTAGCCGCTGGGCTCCAGGGGCGAGTTGTGCAGGAAGAGGTTGAAGGCCAGCGAATGGGGCAGCACTTCACTCACCGGCTCGCCGCCATCCAGCACGGTGCGGCTCAGCTGGCGCAGTTCCTCCATGGCGCGGGCACCGGCTCCGCTGGCTGACTGGTACGTGCTGATCACGACCCGGCGGATCGGGCGCCGGGCCGCCAGGGGCGCCAGGGCCAGCGTCAGCAGAATCGTGGTGCAGTTGGGATTGGCGATGATCCCGCCATGGGCGAAGGCGGCCTGGGGATTCACCTCAGGCACCACCAGGGGCACCGCCGGATCCATGCGAAAGGCGCTGGAGTTGTCAATCACCACGGCTCCGGCCGCCACCGCCACCGGGGCCCACTGCCTGGAGACGGAGCCACCGGCGGAGGCCAGCACCAGGTCGACGCCCTCGAAGGCCCCGGGGCCAACGGGCCGCACCTGGATCCGCTCACCGCGCCAGTCGAGGTCCTGGCCGGCGGAGCGGGGGGAAGCCAGGGGCACCAGTTCCGCCACCGGGAAGCCCCGTTCCTGCAGCAAGGCCAGAAGCTCCTGGCCCACGGCTCCGGTGGCGCCGAGGATGGCGATGCGCAGCGGCCTTGAAGGCAGTTGGCACGGAGGGGAGGACAGGGTCGCTGAGACGGTCAACGGGGAGAAAGGAACAGGTGGCGGGACGGGGTCGGGAAGGGGACTGCGGAAACGGGACCCTGAAACAAAACCACCGGCCCGAGGCCGGAAAGGTGTGTTCAGTTGGGGATATGGGCGCGCCGTTGCGTCGATCGCACAATACGCGGCAGAGGCGCGAAACGGCCAGTTTCTAGGATGGGGGGCTGCCCCGAGCGAACCCGTTTCATGAGCCCTGCCGCCAGCACCGAAACCAACCTCCGGGTCACAACCTCCCCCCGTCCCGGAAGCCGGCTGGCCGTGGAGGTGGCCGTGCCTGCGGGGCGCAGCCAGAAGAGCTACGACGCCGCCCTGGAGAAGCTGAGCCGCAGCGTCAAGCTGCCCGGATTCCGCAAGGGACGGGTGCCCCGGCCGGTGCTGCTTCAGCAGATCGGACCGCTGCGCATCCGCGCCACTGCCCTCGAGGACCTGGTGGACGCGGTCGTACGGGAGGCGATGCAGCAGGAGGCCATCGAGGCGATCGGCCGGCCCGAACTGAACGAGGCCTTCGAGCTGGTCCTGCAGCGCTTCACCCCGGGCGAGGAGCTCACCATCACCCTGGAGATGGACGTCGAGCCCATCCCCACCCTGCGCAGCACCAAGGGCTTCACGGCCGAGGCCGAACCGGTGCCCTTCGACCCCGCGCGTGTCGACGAGCTGATCGAACAGTCGCGCCGCCAGCTGGCCACCCTGGTACCGGTGGAGGATCGGGCCGCCGCCGAAGGTGACGTGGCCCAGATCGCCTTCAGCGGCAGCTTCGTCGACAACGGCGAGGCCATCGAGGGCGGCAGCAGCGAAGGGATGGAAGTGGAGCTGGAGGAGGGCCGCATGATCCCCGGCTTCGTGGCCGGCATCGTCGGCATGGCGGTGGGCGACAGCCGCGACGTGACCTGCCGCTTCCCCGACAGCTACCCCCAGGAGCAGGCCGCCGGCCGGGAGGCCCTGTTTGCCATCACCCTGCTGGAGCTCAAGACCAGGGAGCTCCCCGCCCTCGACGATGCCTTCGCCCAGCAGGCCAGCGACAAGCAGACCCTGGCCGAACTCCGCGCCGACCTGGAACAGCGCCTGCGCGAGGACGCCGAGCGCCGCCATCGGGCCAACCGCCATGAGGCCCTGCTCACCGTGCTGGTGGAACAGCTGGAGGTGGAGCTGCCCGAAACCCTGATCCAGCAGGAGGTGCGCAACCTGATCGAGCAGACCGCCGGCCAGATCTCCCAGCAGGGCATGGATGTGAAAAAGCTGTTCACCCCCGATCTGGTGCGCAGCCTGATGGACACCTCCCGGCCCGAGGCCGAGCAGCGGCTGCGGCGCACCATGGCGCTCAAGGCGCTGGCCGCCGCCGAGAAGATCGAGGTGGCTGCCGCCGACCTGGAGGCCAAGCTGACCGAGATCCGCCAGGGCCTGAGCGACAGCGCCGCCATCGACCAGGAGCGGCTGCGGCTGGCCGTCGCCGAGGACTTACTGAAGGAGAAGCTGCTGGAGTGGCTGGAGACCAACAGCACGATCACCGACAAGGCTCCGGTGGCTGAGGAGACCTCCGACGCCAGCGACGCCACCGAGGAAACCTCCGCCAAGCAGCAGCCCAAAGCGACGAAGGCCGCAGCCAAACCGAAGAAGGGCAACGCCGCTGCCGGGGCCAGCAAGGCCCAGGAGGAAGGTGCCCAGCCATAGATTGAAGCCACTCCCCCCGTCCGCCAGCGAATCCGCGTGATCGACGCCCCCTCGCCCCTGATCCCCGACTGGTTGCCTGGAGCCCTGGCCAGCCCATCGGGGACACGGCCCCACCCCGTGAGCAACCTCTGGCAGGGGCCACTGCCCTGGAACGGCCTGGCCGCTCCGAGCCCCACCGCCGCCCCCGGGGTGCTGCCCACGGTGGTTGAGCAGTCCGGCCGCGGCGACCGGGCCTTCGACATCTATTCCCGGCTGCTGCGGGAGCGGATCATCTTTCTTGGCACCGGCATCGACGACCAGGTGGCCGATTCCCTGGTGGCCCAGTTGCTGTTCCTCGAAGCCGAGGATCCCGAGAAGGACATCCAGATCTACATCAACTCCCCCGGCGGCTCGGTGACCTCCGGCCTGGCGATCTACGACACCATGCAGCAGGTGGCGCCGGATGTGGTGACCATCTGTTACGGGCTTGCCGCCAGCATGGGGGCCTTCCTGCTCACGGGCGGCGCCCCCGGCAAACGGATGGCCCTGCCCAATGCCCGGATCATGATCCACCAACCCCTCGGCGGCGCCCAGGGACAGGCCGTGGATATCGAAATCCAGGCCAGGGAGATCCTCTATCTGAAGGACACGCTCAACGGGCTGATGGCCGAGCACACCGGCCAGCCGCTCGACAAGATCGCTGAAGATACCGACCGGGACTACTTCCTTTCCCCAGCGGAAGCGGTTGAATACGGACTCATCGACCGGGTGGTCGATGACGCCCCAGCCCCTGTCGTCCACTAGGTCGTCGCAGCCCCAAAGCCCCTCCAACGCCCTTCCACCACCGGTCCGAAGCTCAGGTACCACTGACAAAACGACGGCCGGGGTCGATCCTGGGGGCCGGGCTTGCTCCACAACCTTCCCCGGGCGACCTTCGCCGCTCCCGCCGCCTCCTCGCCGATGGCCAAGTTCGACGCCCATCTGAAGTGCTCCTTCTGCGGCAAGTCCCAGGAACAGGTGCGCAAACTGATCGCCGGGCCGGGCGTCTACATCTGCGACGAATGCATTGATCTCTGCAACGAGATCCTCGATGAGGAGCTCGTTGAACACCACGGGCCCGGCCCCCAGGGCAGGCCCGCCGCCGATGGCGGCCGCAAGGCCCCGGCGAAGAAATCGGCCAAACCCGCCCCCACCCTGGCCACCATCCCCAGGCCCCAGGAGATCAAGACCTTCCTCGACCAGCAGGTCGTTGGCCAGGAGGAGGCCAAGAAGGTGCTGGCCGTGGCCGTCTACAACCACTACAAGCGCCTGGCCTGGCAGGGGGACGGCAAGGGCGAGACGGACCAGACCGCCACCCGCCTGCACAAGTCGAACATCCTGCTGATCGGCCCCACCGGCTGCGGCAAGACCCTCCTGGCCCAGTCCCTGGCGGAGATGCTCGATGTGCCCTTCGCGGTGGCCGATGCCACGACGCTCACCGAAGCCGGCTACGTGGGCGAAGACGTGGAGAACATCCTGCTGCGCCTGCTCCAGAAGGCCGACCTTGACGTCGAACAGGCCCAGCGGGGCATCATCTACATCGACGAGATCGACAAGATCGCCCGCAAGAGCGAAAACCCCTCGATCACCCGCGACGTCTCCGGTGAGGGGGTGCAGCAGGCCCTGCTCAAGATGCTGGAGGGCACCGTGGCCAACGTGCCCCCCCAGGGGGGGCGCAAGCACCCCTACCAGGACTGCATCCAGATCGACACCAGCCAGGTGCTGTTCATCTGCGGTGGCGCCTTCGTGGGTCTGGACGACCTGGTCCAGAAGCGGATGGGCCGCAACGCCATCGGCTTCCTGCCCGCCGACGGTCGCAGCCGGGTGCGAGCCGGCAAGGACAAGTCGTCCAGCGAAGTGATGCGCCACCTCGAACCGGAAGATCTGGTCCGCTACGGCCTGATTCCCGAGTTCATCGGCCGCCTGCCGGTGAGTGCGGTGCTTGAACCGCTCGACACCAGCGCCCTGGAGGCGATCCTCACCGAACCGCGCGACGCCCTGGTCAAGCAGTTCCAGACCCTGCTCAGCATGGACAACGTGCGGCTCGAGTTCGAGCCGGGCGCCGTCGAAGCCATCGCCGCCGAAGCCCATCGCCGCAAAACCGGCGCCCGGGCCCTGCGGGGCATCGTCGAGGAACTGATGCTCGACGTCATGTACGACCTGCCCTCCCGCCGCGACGTCCAGACCTTCACCATCACCCGGGAGCTGGTGGAGCAACGCAGCAAGGCCAAGGTGCTGCCGATCAGTGCCGCCGCCGACCTCGACGGCCACCGGGGCGAACAGGCCACAGCCTGAGGGCACCATCTGCCGAGGTGCCACGGAGCGGCCATCCGTACCCGGCGCCATCCCGGAGGAGCAACGCGACGGCGCGAAGCTGAAGGATCCGTTGTTGCCACGCCTTGGCCGCCGCCGATCACCTGCAGGCCCGACGCCAGCACGGCCTGTTCCTGCACCACGGCATCGACCTGGGGGACGGGACGGTGGCCCACTACCTGGAGGGCCGGGAGATCCTGCGCAGCCCGCGGGCTGACTTCAGCCGCGGCGAGCTGATCAGCACCATCGACTATCCCGAAGGGAGCTGTTCAGCGGTGGGGGTCACCCTGCGGCGGGCCATGGGCCGCATCGGCGAGCAGCGCTACAACCTGCTGTTCAACAACTGCGAGCACTTCGCCCACTGGTGCAAAACCGGTCGGCACCGCAGCGCCCAGGTGGAGGACTGGCTGCACACCGGCAGCCTCGGCGCCCTCGCCCTGGGCCAGTTCGTGCCGGCCGCCGTGCTGACCGGGGCACGGGTGCTGCTGCGCCAGGGCCAGTCCCTCGCCGAGACCCTGGCCACGGCCCTCGATCCCGAGCAGCTGGACCGGGGCCGGGACCTCGCCCGGCGCAGCCTGGAGCAGCTCGACAGCCTGCGGCAATGGCTGCAGCAGCGCCTGGAGGAGGAGCTGGCCCGGGCCGAACGGCGCTGGGGGGAAGGGAACGGGGCGATCGGCACCGGTCCCGACGGCTTCGATCGCCTGCGCCTCGCCGGGCAGAGCCTGGCCGACCAGCTGGCCGCTGTGGAGGAGATGGAGGACCGGCTGCAGCGACTGCTCGAGCCCGGCAAGGCCGCCACCGCATCCACGGCGCCCTCAACGCGGCCCACCGATGATCCGGCCGACGGCAGCCCGCCTTAGGCTCTCCATCCGGTCAGGGCAGGGTGGATGGTCCAGGCCTACGAGCCCCTTCATCACAAGTACAGGCCCCAGCGTTTCGACCAGCTGGTGGGCCAGAAGGCGGTCGCCGACACCCTCAGCCAGGCCCTGCTCCGGAACCGCATCGCCCCGGCCTATCTGTTCAGCGGCCCCCGGGGAACGGGGAAGACCTCCAGCGCCCGGATCCTGGCGCGTTCGCTGAACTGTCTGGCCAGCCCGGGCCCGACGCCTGAGCCCTGCGGACGCTGCCAGCTGTGCACGGACATCGCCAGCGGCAACGCCCTTGATGTGATCGAGATCGACGCCGCCTCCAACACCGGCGTCGACAACATCCGGGAGCTGATCGAACGGTCCCGGTTTGCCCCGGTCCAGGCCCGCTGGAAGGTCTACGTGGTGGACGAGTGCCACATGCTCTCCACGGCCGCCTTCAACGCCCTGCTCAAGACCCTGGAGGAACCGCCGCCACGGGTGGTGTTCGTGCTGGCCACCACCGATCCCCAGCGGGTGCTGCCCACGATCCTGAGCCGCTGCCAGCGCTTCGATTTCCGGCGCATCCCCCTGGAGGCCCTGGAGGGTCATCTGCACTGGATCGCCGCTGAGGAGTCCATCGGCATCACCCCGGAGGCCCTGCACCTGGTGGCCCAGCGCTCCCAGGGAGGCCTGCGGGACGCCGAAAGCCTGCTCGACCAGCTGAGCCTGCTGCCGGCGCCGATCGCCGCCGACGCGGTCTGGGACCTGCTGGGGGCGGTGCCCGACCAGGAACTGCTGCGGCTGGCCGTCGCCATGGCCGCGGCCGATCCCCTGCAGGTGGTGGAGGGCTGCCGCGAACTGCTGGATCGGGGCCGGGAACCTGCCGCCGTGCTCCAGGGGCTGGTCAGCCTGCTGCGCGACCTGCTGCTGGCGGGGGTGGCGCCGGATCGGCTGGAGCTCACCAGCGTGTCCCCGGAGCTGCGGCCGCAGCTGCCCGAGGTGGCGCGCCAGATCGGCAAGGCTCGCCTGCTGCGGTGGCAGTCGCAGCTCAAGGGCAGCGAGCAGCAGCTGCGCCACAGCGTCCAACCGAGGCTCTGGCTGGAGGTGCTGCTGCTGGGCCTGCTCGCCGAGCCGGCCGCCGTCGCCCCAGCCCCCGCCGGGCCCGTCCAGACCAGTGCCGAGGTCCAACGGCCGATCAGCAGCGTGGCCCCGATCGCGGCGGTGGCACCCGAGGCCGCCGCCGCGGTGATCCCTGCGGTGATCCCGCAAGCCGATGCGGAGGTTGCGGCAGCGGCCAACGACAACCTGGCGGAGCTGTGGCAGCAGATCCTGGCGGGCCTGGAGCTGCCCTCCACCCGGATGCTGCTCTCCCAGCAGGCCCAGCTGCTGCGGCTTGACGATCGCCGGGCGGTGGTGCGCGTGGCCGGAACCTGGATGGCCATGGTTCAGAGCCGCCTGCCCCTGCTGGAGAAAGCGGTGGCCAGTGCCCTGGGCAGCCCGCGCCAGCTGACCCTGGAGGCCGGGGGGGACACCCCTGCGGCACGGCCAGCCATCGAGCCGCCACCACCGGCCCGAACCGTCACCCGCCCCGAGCCGCCCGTGGTTGCCGCCAGCCCCCCGGCGCCAACCCCCGAGAGCCCTGCGGCGCCAACCCTGTCTCCAGCGCCCCCGCTGGTTGTCGAGGAACGCCCCAGTGAGGCCAAGCCGACGCTGCCGGCCATGGCTTCGGCCATCGACACACAGGCCGGCCGCCTGGCTGAGTTCTTCAACGGCGAGGTGATCAGCGGACTCCACACAGATCCCGAAGGGAACTGACACAGGGCGCGGAACCCGACTGAAGACCAGGGGCGGAGGCCAGGAACGCCCCCGTTCAGACGTGGCTGGCTTCGGAGGCCAGTTCGGGATCGGACTCCATGGCCACGTCGACGGATCCAGCTGATGGGGGCTCGCCGTGCTCCTGACCAAGGTGAAGCGTCTTGACCCACACCAGCTTTTTGGGCAGCAGGGCCATCTTCAACGTCACCCAGGGAATCACCACGAACCAGTGGACCAGGTAGAGGATGCCCAGTCCCGCGCTGAAAGGGTTCATCGCCGGCAGGGACGGCCCCTCGGAGGGCCGCCGGCAACCCGTGGCGATCGCCAGGCCCGAGAGGGCCAGGGCCACGATCGAGAACGGCCACATCGTGGGGGCCGTGCGGGTGAGAACCGTGCCGATCAGGTCGGCACTGGCCACCACCGGCAGCACGTACTGCAGCAGGAAGAAGCAGGTGAGATCCAGCTTCTGGCTGAACGTGAGCCGGTCGGAAACCAGACCGGAGCCGTAGTCGAAGAAA
This window harbors:
- a CDS encoding DNA polymerase III subunit gamma/tau, with amino-acid sequence MVQAYEPLHHKYRPQRFDQLVGQKAVADTLSQALLRNRIAPAYLFSGPRGTGKTSSARILARSLNCLASPGPTPEPCGRCQLCTDIASGNALDVIEIDAASNTGVDNIRELIERSRFAPVQARWKVYVVDECHMLSTAAFNALLKTLEEPPPRVVFVLATTDPQRVLPTILSRCQRFDFRRIPLEALEGHLHWIAAEESIGITPEALHLVAQRSQGGLRDAESLLDQLSLLPAPIAADAVWDLLGAVPDQELLRLAVAMAAADPLQVVEGCRELLDRGREPAAVLQGLVSLLRDLLLAGVAPDRLELTSVSPELRPQLPEVARQIGKARLLRWQSQLKGSEQQLRHSVQPRLWLEVLLLGLLAEPAAVAPAPAGPVQTSAEVQRPISSVAPIAAVAPEAAAAVIPAVIPQADAEVAAAANDNLAELWQQILAGLELPSTRMLLSQQAQLLRLDDRRAVVRVAGTWMAMVQSRLPLLEKAVASALGSPRQLTLEAGGDTPAARPAIEPPPPARTVTRPEPPVVAASPPAPTPESPAAPTLSPAPPLVVEERPSEAKPTLPAMASAIDTQAGRLAEFFNGEVISGLHTDPEGN